The Shumkonia mesophila genome includes a window with the following:
- a CDS encoding NUDIX hydrolase produces MATQQTALGLSAVTVAVTNEVPRVLAVRRMTHELATPVQRGGLPVGGESALALPFGPFQPERHRTLELGLRLWVEELTGLKLRYVEQLYTFGDRFRDPRETAGGPRVVSVGYLALVHEAPLTGTGEAEWCDWYDFFPWEDWRKGRPSVIEGIVRPRLDAWVFLAADDWERRARAGRVAQCFGVDEQWDIERTLDRYELLYEARLIPEAAQDGCVADPPPVDEEAARFLGRPMALDNRRILATAMGRLRGKLRYRPLVFDLLAPSFTLLQLQRVVEALSGKRLHKQNFRRLLQAGGLVEPTGQLEAAGRGRPAELFRFRREVLHERVAPGVGIPTVRVGG; encoded by the coding sequence ATGGCGACGCAGCAAACGGCCCTGGGGTTGTCGGCGGTCACGGTCGCGGTCACCAACGAGGTGCCGCGCGTGTTGGCGGTGCGGCGCATGACCCACGAGCTGGCCACGCCGGTGCAGCGCGGCGGCCTGCCGGTGGGCGGTGAATCCGCGCTTGCCCTGCCCTTCGGCCCCTTCCAGCCGGAACGCCACCGCACCCTGGAACTGGGCCTGCGGCTGTGGGTCGAGGAACTGACCGGGCTCAAGCTGCGCTATGTCGAGCAGCTTTACACCTTTGGCGACCGCTTTCGCGATCCGCGCGAGACGGCCGGCGGGCCGCGCGTGGTCTCGGTCGGCTATCTGGCGCTGGTCCACGAGGCGCCGCTGACCGGCACCGGAGAGGCCGAGTGGTGCGACTGGTACGATTTTTTCCCCTGGGAGGACTGGCGCAAGGGCCGTCCGTCCGTCATCGAGGGCATTGTCCGGCCGCGACTGGACGCCTGGGTATTTCTGGCTGCCGACGATTGGGAACGCCGGGCCCGGGCCGGCCGCGTGGCGCAATGTTTCGGCGTCGACGAGCAGTGGGACATCGAACGGACGCTGGACCGCTATGAGCTTCTCTACGAGGCGAGGCTGATTCCCGAGGCGGCGCAGGACGGCTGCGTGGCCGATCCGCCGCCCGTCGACGAGGAGGCCGCGCGCTTCCTCGGACGGCCGATGGCGCTCGACAACCGGCGCATCCTCGCCACCGCCATGGGCCGCCTGCGCGGCAAGCTTCGGTATCGTCCGCTGGTTTTCGACCTGCTGGCGCCCAGCTTCACCTTGCTGCAGTTGCAGCGGGTGGTCGAGGCGTTGTCGGGCAAACGCCTGCACAAGCAGAATTTCCGCCGGCTGCTGCAGGCGGGCGGCCTGGTCGAACCGACCGGCCAGCTCGAAGCCGCCGGCCGAGGCCGGCCGGCCGAGTTGTTCCGGTTCCGCCGCGAGGTCCTGCACGAGCGGGTGGCGCCCGGCGTCGGCATCCCCACGGTGCGGGTCGGCGGCTGA
- the nadA gene encoding quinolinate synthase NadA: MPDTGFAPAVRVATQPIFERLKRVVPEAEWLFHAPLIARINALKESRNAVILAHNYQTPEIFHGVADIVGDSLALARQATECDAEVIVLAGVHFMAETAKLLNPDKTVLIPDLGAGCSLASSITGADVRALRRRYPGVPVVSYVNTSVEVKAETDVCCTSSNALGIVEALGVPRVIFLPDEYLAKHVARQTEVEIIPWHGHCEVHERFTGAEIEGFRRGFAGLAVLAHPECPPDVLDAADYVGSTQQMIDYVEERRPARVLLVTECSMSDNVAAAHPDIEFVRPCNLCPHMKRITLGNILTALETLRPAVEIAPELAEPARRAVARMLELSR, encoded by the coding sequence ATGCCCGATACCGGATTTGCGCCTGCCGTGCGGGTGGCGACCCAGCCGATCTTCGAGCGCCTGAAGCGCGTCGTCCCCGAGGCGGAGTGGCTGTTTCACGCCCCGCTGATCGCCCGCATCAACGCATTGAAGGAAAGCCGCAACGCCGTCATCCTGGCGCACAATTACCAGACGCCCGAAATCTTCCACGGCGTGGCCGACATCGTCGGCGATTCGCTGGCCCTGGCCCGGCAGGCGACGGAGTGCGACGCCGAGGTGATCGTGCTGGCCGGCGTCCATTTCATGGCCGAAACGGCCAAGCTGCTCAACCCGGACAAAACCGTGCTCATTCCCGATCTGGGCGCCGGCTGTTCGCTGGCGTCCTCGATCACCGGCGCCGACGTCCGCGCGCTTCGCCGCCGTTATCCAGGCGTTCCGGTCGTCTCCTACGTCAATACCTCGGTCGAGGTGAAGGCGGAAACCGACGTCTGCTGCACGTCCTCGAACGCGCTTGGGATCGTCGAGGCGCTGGGTGTGCCCCGCGTCATTTTCCTGCCCGACGAATACCTGGCCAAGCACGTCGCCCGCCAGACCGAGGTCGAGATCATCCCCTGGCACGGCCACTGCGAGGTCCACGAACGCTTCACCGGGGCCGAGATCGAAGGGTTCCGCCGGGGTTTCGCGGGTCTCGCCGTGCTGGCCCATCCCGAGTGCCCGCCCGACGTGCTGGACGCCGCCGATTATGTCGGCTCCACCCAGCAGATGATCGATTATGTGGAGGAGCGCCGGCCGGCCCGGGTGCTGCTGGTCACCGAGTGTTCGATGAGCGACAACGTGGCCGCCGCGCACCCCGACATCGAATTCGTGCGCCCCTGCAACCTGTGCCCGCACATGAAGCGGATCACGCTGGGGAACATCCTGACCGCGCTCGAAACCCTTCGTCCCGCCGTCGAGATCGCCCCCGAACTGGCCGAACCGGCCCGCCGGGCGGTGGCCCGCATGCTGGAGCTGAGCCGATGA
- the nadC gene encoding carboxylating nicotinate-nucleotide diphosphorylase, translating to MPHCALHAVQYEPIVRRALEEDLGRAGDLTTDALVDPQSHAVAHIVAREAGRVAGLAPALSAFSMLDGTLAIRCPVADGAAVEAATVLATLTGPARAILSAERVALNLLGRMCGIATATARAMAACKGTEATVVCTRKTAPGLRMLDKYAVRMGGGGNHRFGLDDGILIKDNHIAAVGGIDTALARVKERAGHMVKVEIEVDTLDQLDRVLALGGVDAVLLDNMSPDTMREAVRRVGGRFLTEASGGITPERIAAVAAAGVDLISLGWLTHSVKNFDVALDFQYR from the coding sequence ATGCCCCACTGCGCCCTTCATGCGGTGCAGTACGAGCCGATCGTCCGCCGCGCCCTGGAAGAGGACCTGGGCCGGGCCGGCGATCTCACCACCGATGCCCTCGTCGATCCGCAAAGCCACGCCGTCGCCCACATCGTCGCCCGCGAGGCCGGGCGCGTCGCCGGGCTGGCGCCGGCGCTCTCGGCATTCTCGATGCTCGATGGCACGCTGGCCATCCGCTGTCCCGTCGCCGACGGCGCCGCCGTCGAGGCGGCGACCGTGTTGGCCACCCTGACCGGCCCGGCCAGGGCCATCCTTTCGGCCGAGCGGGTGGCGCTCAACCTGCTGGGCCGCATGTGCGGCATCGCCACCGCCACGGCGCGCGCCATGGCGGCCTGCAAGGGGACCGAGGCGACGGTGGTGTGCACGCGCAAGACGGCCCCGGGGCTGCGCATGCTCGACAAGTACGCGGTCAGGATGGGCGGCGGCGGCAACCACCGCTTCGGGCTCGACGACGGCATCCTGATCAAGGACAACCACATCGCCGCCGTCGGCGGCATCGACACCGCCTTGGCGCGGGTCAAGGAACGGGCCGGCCACATGGTCAAGGTCGAGATCGAGGTCGACACCCTGGATCAGTTGGACCGGGTGCTGGCCCTGGGCGGCGTCGACGCCGTGCTCCTCGACAACATGTCGCCCGACACGATGCGCGAGGCGGTGCGCCGCGTCGGCGGGCGTTTTCTGACCGAGGCGTCGGGCGGCATCACGCCCGAGCGCATCGCGGCGGTGGCGGCGGCGGGGGTGGACCTCATTTCGCTGGGCTGGCTTACTCATTCGGTAAAGAACTTCGACGTCGCTCTGGATTTCCAATACCGTTGA
- a CDS encoding Mrp/NBP35 family ATP-binding protein: protein MAQISEQQVLEALSGVVDEEKNQDIVSLGMVSGLQVKQGHVAFALQVEPERGPRLEPLRKKAEQTVHALPGVLTATVVLTAERQAAAEPKPAPHAHDHGHGHGHQDEPLLPQVRAIVAVASGKGGVGKSTTAVNLALALAVRGLKVGVLDADIYGPSIPRMLGIKGQPTSSDGRSINPMRNHGVECMSIGFLVEEEMPIIWRGPMVMSALEQMMKDVRWSPLDIMVVDMPPGTGDAQLTMAQRVPLIGAVIVSTPQDIALADARKGLNMFRKVNVPVLGIVENMSYFACPHCGERTDIFSHGGARAEAELLGVDCLGEVPLDIVIRETSDGGNPIVVSDPASPHAKAYLDIADKVWVKVEAELAERERAAPRILVQ, encoded by the coding sequence ATGGCCCAAATCAGCGAACAACAAGTGCTGGAGGCCCTTTCCGGGGTCGTCGACGAGGAAAAGAACCAGGATATCGTCTCTCTTGGCATGGTCAGCGGCCTGCAGGTCAAGCAGGGCCACGTCGCCTTTGCCCTTCAGGTCGAGCCCGAGCGCGGCCCCCGCCTGGAGCCGCTTCGCAAGAAAGCCGAACAGACCGTCCACGCCCTGCCCGGCGTCTTGACCGCCACCGTCGTGCTGACGGCCGAACGCCAGGCGGCGGCGGAGCCGAAGCCGGCCCCGCACGCCCATGACCACGGCCATGGTCACGGCCACCAGGACGAACCGCTGCTGCCGCAGGTGCGCGCCATCGTCGCCGTCGCCTCGGGCAAGGGCGGCGTCGGCAAGTCGACGACCGCCGTCAACCTCGCCCTGGCATTGGCCGTCCGCGGGCTCAAGGTCGGCGTTCTCGACGCCGATATCTATGGACCGTCGATTCCGCGCATGCTCGGCATCAAGGGCCAGCCGACCTCCAGCGACGGCCGTTCGATCAACCCCATGCGCAACCACGGCGTGGAGTGCATGTCGATCGGCTTCCTGGTCGAGGAGGAGATGCCGATCATCTGGCGCGGTCCGATGGTGATGAGCGCGCTGGAGCAGATGATGAAGGACGTGCGCTGGAGCCCGCTCGACATCATGGTGGTTGACATGCCGCCCGGAACCGGCGACGCCCAGCTGACCATGGCCCAAAGGGTGCCGCTGATCGGCGCGGTGATCGTCTCGACGCCGCAGGACATCGCGCTCGCCGACGCCAGGAAGGGCCTCAACATGTTCCGCAAGGTCAACGTGCCGGTCCTGGGCATCGTCGAGAACATGAGCTACTTCGCCTGCCCGCATTGCGGCGAGCGCACCGACATCTTCAGTCACGGCGGCGCCAGGGCCGAGGCCGAGCTGTTGGGCGTCGACTGCCTGGGCGAGGTGCCGCTCGACATCGTCATCCGCGAAACCTCGGACGGCGGCAACCCGATCGTCGTTTCCGATCCCGCCTCGCCGCACGCCAAGGCGTATCTCGACATCGCCGACAAGGTGTGGGTCAAGGTGGAGGCGGAACTGGCCGAGCGCGAACGGGCGGCGCCCCGTATTCTCGTGCAGTAG
- the hflK gene encoding FtsH protease activity modulator HflK yields the protein MAWNPQGGGPWGGGGQGPWGRGPSGPRPPDFEDLIRRSQDRFKQFLPGGMGAGKGLVVAVIAVLALWMGTGIYRVQPAEQGVEMLFGKWQQTTGPGLHWWPPAPIGEVMTPEVTRVNRVEVGFREGGTGQRGGVLRAVPQESLMLTGDENIIDVQAAVFWYVKDAGQFLFNLRNQEATVKDASEAALREIVGKNEFEYARTQGRVQIEKDAQDLIQRILDWYGSGIQVQQVQLQKIDPPGKVLDAFRDVQAARADKERAVNEATAYLNEVVQRAEGESQRIIKDAEGYREQKIALATGEAQRFLSVYEQYLKEKNVTTRRIYLETMRTIMAGMDKVLIDSRVGGSGVVPYLPLDALTGRGAGTPSTTTGGK from the coding sequence ATGGCATGGAATCCACAGGGTGGTGGCCCTTGGGGCGGCGGCGGCCAGGGCCCGTGGGGGCGTGGACCCTCCGGACCGCGACCGCCGGACTTCGAAGACCTCATTCGGCGTAGCCAGGATCGGTTCAAGCAGTTCCTGCCGGGCGGGATGGGGGCTGGCAAGGGGTTGGTCGTCGCCGTTATCGCGGTTTTGGCCCTGTGGATGGGGACCGGCATCTATCGCGTCCAGCCGGCCGAGCAGGGCGTCGAAATGCTGTTCGGCAAGTGGCAGCAGACCACCGGCCCGGGGCTGCACTGGTGGCCACCGGCGCCGATCGGCGAGGTGATGACGCCCGAGGTGACGCGCGTCAACCGCGTCGAAGTCGGCTTCCGGGAGGGTGGCACCGGCCAGCGGGGCGGCGTGCTGCGCGCCGTGCCCCAGGAAAGCCTGATGCTGACCGGCGACGAGAACATCATCGACGTCCAGGCGGCGGTGTTCTGGTACGTCAAGGATGCCGGGCAATTCCTGTTCAACCTCCGCAACCAGGAAGCGACGGTCAAGGACGCCTCCGAGGCGGCGTTGCGCGAGATCGTCGGCAAGAACGAGTTCGAGTACGCCCGCACCCAGGGCCGCGTGCAGATCGAAAAGGACGCGCAGGATCTGATCCAGCGCATCCTCGATTGGTACGGTTCGGGCATCCAGGTGCAGCAGGTGCAGCTCCAGAAGATCGATCCGCCGGGCAAGGTGCTCGACGCCTTCCGCGACGTCCAGGCGGCGCGCGCCGACAAGGAACGAGCGGTCAACGAGGCGACGGCCTATCTCAACGAGGTCGTGCAGCGGGCCGAGGGCGAATCGCAGAGGATCATCAAGGACGCCGAAGGCTACCGCGAGCAGAAGATCGCACTGGCCACCGGCGAGGCGCAGCGCTTCCTGTCGGTCTACGAGCAGTACCTCAAGGAAAAGAACGTCACCACGCGGCGCATCTATCTCGAAACCATGCGTACGATCATGGCCGGGATGGACAAGGTGCTCATCGACAGCCGGGTGGGAGGTAGCGGCGTCGTTCCCTATCTGCCGCTCGACGCCCTGACCGGCCGCGGCGCCGGCACCCCCAGCACGACGACGGGAGGGAAGTGA
- the hflC gene encoding protease modulator HflC yields MRGPLLILGIVVIVLGFLGFSSMFTVRQDEQALVLQFGEPIRTVTAPGLHFKYPLLQNVAKFDKRVLDFDAEAEEVPTRDQKQLVVNAFARYRIIDPLLFFQTVNNEFGMRQRLGNVINANLRAVFGEAELARLLTEERAKLIQVIAKRTHDQGRSFGIDVLDVRIKRVDLPEENSQSIFRRMQSQREQEARKIRAEGDADSRRIKAEADKQRTIIVANANRQSEILRGEGEAEAQRTYNDAYGRDETFFDFWVSMDAMRLGLTGENTRYVGPPDNEFFRFFGGLPGQGVEQPAK; encoded by the coding sequence ATGCGTGGACCGCTTTTAATCCTCGGTATCGTCGTCATCGTCCTTGGGTTCCTGGGCTTTTCGTCCATGTTCACCGTGCGTCAGGACGAGCAGGCCCTGGTCCTGCAGTTCGGCGAACCGATCCGCACCGTGACGGCGCCCGGCCTTCACTTCAAGTACCCCCTGCTTCAGAACGTCGCCAAGTTCGACAAGCGGGTACTCGATTTCGATGCCGAGGCCGAAGAAGTGCCGACCCGCGACCAGAAGCAACTGGTGGTGAACGCCTTCGCCCGCTATCGCATCATCGACCCGCTGCTGTTTTTCCAGACCGTCAACAACGAGTTCGGGATGCGCCAGCGGTTGGGCAACGTCATCAACGCCAATCTGCGTGCCGTCTTCGGCGAGGCCGAACTGGCCCGTCTGTTGACCGAGGAACGCGCCAAGCTGATCCAGGTGATCGCCAAACGAACCCACGATCAGGGCCGGTCGTTCGGCATCGACGTCCTCGACGTGCGCATCAAGCGCGTCGACCTGCCCGAGGAGAACAGCCAGTCCATCTTCCGCCGCATGCAGTCCCAGCGCGAGCAGGAGGCCCGCAAGATCAGGGCCGAGGGCGATGCCGATTCGCGGCGCATCAAGGCCGAAGCCGACAAGCAGCGGACCATCATCGTCGCCAACGCCAACCGGCAGTCCGAAATCCTGCGCGGCGAGGGCGAGGCCGAGGCCCAGCGCACCTACAACGATGCCTATGGCCGGGACGAGACGTTCTTCGACTTCTGGGTGTCGATGGACGCGATGCGTCTGGGCCTGACGGGTGAAAACACCCGCTACGTCGGGCCGCCGGACAACGAGTTCTTCCGCTTCTTCGGCGGACTGCCCGGTCAAGGGGTCGAGCAGCCGGCCAAGTAG
- a CDS encoding DUF2065 domain-containing protein: protein MSDLITAVGLAMAIEGLLYALFPDGMKAAMAKLQTQPSSHLRTAGLVAAVVGVGVVWLVRG, encoded by the coding sequence ATGTCCGATCTGATCACCGCCGTCGGCTTGGCGATGGCCATCGAGGGACTGCTCTATGCGCTGTTTCCCGACGGTATGAAGGCGGCCATGGCCAAGCTGCAGACCCAGCCGTCCTCGCACCTCCGTACGGCGGGTCTGGTGGCCGCCGTCGTCGGTGTGGGCGTGGTCTGGCTGGTCCGTGGATAG